One segment of Aquimarina sp. BL5 DNA contains the following:
- a CDS encoding SusD/RagB family nutrient-binding outer membrane lipoprotein: MKNILYKWKFFVAISCSFMVLSCSDYLDVDTDTDNPTVASINQLLTGIEVNIGSVADFQFFSANILQVYTHQFTSRGEQDQYGTKADNILVNNDWNNVYLGLTDIETLIAQASETGDLVYVGYAEILKAYLMSVAVDLWGDVPFSDATGLELGTVSPVFDDQEVIYQNVLDLIDSGKVNIQSGQGLAPGADDLFYGGSNATWIRFANTLKLKLYNQIRLSSLFNQADFDALITENNFMSSNADDFQFNHTAAQAPADERNRLFLDAYGGAQVTKYASPWFYEILLGVNPNIHTTNPDPRLPYYFVNQLLPGQFPRDQGDTVTGDPNADYWDASTGFFSIRFGSIGPDRDGAVQNDATFPGIFPCGGRYDDGAGFARTITSGTGVAPKRILTYDEFLYIQAELIQVGLIPGDAGAKLREAMTASFAKVDQVVVGTGTSQTVPVLSGSTAVTTFMDTIDAEFAAASIDKRLEIIMTQKWVATFGDPMDQYNDYRRTGYPILVDPNGPSPEYQLDNADGFPLVDNLTVLNNDFQVSLFWPQRELNLNQNAPNQKDPTTYKVFWDN; the protein is encoded by the coding sequence ATGAAAAATATATTATATAAATGGAAATTTTTTGTTGCTATCTCATGCTCATTTATGGTTCTGAGTTGCAGTGATTATTTGGATGTGGATACAGATACCGATAACCCTACAGTGGCATCCATCAACCAATTGTTAACAGGTATTGAAGTAAATATTGGATCCGTTGCAGATTTTCAATTCTTTAGTGCAAATATACTTCAGGTATATACACATCAATTTACGTCCCGGGGAGAACAAGATCAGTATGGTACAAAAGCTGATAACATTTTAGTAAATAACGATTGGAATAATGTGTATTTGGGACTTACAGATATCGAAACATTAATTGCACAAGCCAGTGAAACTGGAGATTTAGTGTATGTTGGCTATGCCGAAATACTGAAAGCTTATTTAATGTCCGTAGCTGTAGATTTATGGGGAGACGTACCTTTCTCTGACGCGACTGGCTTAGAGTTAGGTACGGTAAGTCCAGTTTTTGATGATCAAGAAGTAATATATCAAAATGTATTAGATCTGATTGATTCTGGAAAGGTGAATATCCAAAGCGGACAAGGATTAGCTCCGGGTGCAGATGATTTATTTTATGGAGGATCCAATGCAACTTGGATAAGATTTGCAAATACATTGAAACTGAAATTATATAATCAAATACGTCTTTCTTCTTTATTTAATCAAGCAGATTTTGATGCATTAATTACGGAGAATAATTTCATGTCTTCCAATGCCGATGATTTTCAGTTTAATCATACTGCTGCTCAAGCACCTGCAGACGAACGTAATCGACTTTTTTTGGATGCTTATGGTGGTGCACAAGTAACAAAATATGCAAGTCCTTGGTTTTATGAAATATTATTAGGAGTAAATCCTAACATTCATACAACGAATCCGGACCCAAGACTGCCTTACTATTTCGTAAACCAATTGTTACCTGGGCAGTTTCCTAGAGATCAGGGGGATACCGTTACTGGTGATCCAAATGCGGATTATTGGGATGCATCAACTGGTTTTTTTAGTATTCGATTTGGAAGTATTGGTCCTGATAGAGACGGTGCGGTACAAAATGATGCAACTTTTCCTGGTATTTTTCCTTGTGGAGGACGTTATGATGACGGTGCTGGATTTGCCAGAACAATTACAAGTGGCACTGGTGTGGCTCCTAAAAGAATTCTTACATATGACGAGTTTTTATATATCCAGGCAGAACTAATACAGGTCGGTTTAATACCAGGTGATGCGGGAGCAAAACTAAGAGAAGCTATGACAGCAAGCTTTGCTAAAGTTGATCAAGTGGTGGTAGGAACGGGTACATCTCAGACAGTACCTGTACTATCTGGATCCACTGCTGTAACCACATTTATGGATACTATAGATGCTGAATTCGCTGCTGCCAGTATTGACAAACGATTAGAAATTATAATGACGCAAAAATGGGTGGCAACATTTGGAGATCCGATGGATCAATATAATGATTATCGAAGAACAGGTTACCCTATTTTAGTGGATCCTAATGGACCTTCTCCAGAATATCAGTTGGATAATGCTGATGGCTTTCCTTTGGTTGACAATTTAACAGTTTTAAATAATGATTTTCAGGTTTCATTGTTCTGGCCACAGAGGGAACTAAACCTTAATCAAAACGCGCCTAACCAAAAAGATCCAACAACGTATAAAGTATTTTGGGATAATTAA